The nucleotide sequence TGCAGCAGCGAAAGGATGGCTCCGGTCCCTACAGCTTTCAGCGCGTCGACCCTTCCCCCACCGAAACACTGATGTTCGGCGGCTTTGGCGCGCCGACGCGCAAGGTGGAGCTGATCCATTCGGGCTTTCGCCCCTCGGACGATGCGTGTGTCTTTCCGTTCCTGATCCCGTCCAACCTGTTTGCGGTGTCCGCCCTGCGGATGCTGGCGCAGGTGCTGAACGAAGCGCGCGGCGATGCCGCTTCCGCGCAAGGCGCCAGCGCCCTGGCGGACGAGGTCGAGGCCGCGCTGCGCGACCATGGCCGCATGAGCGACGGCCAGGGCGGTCAGGTCTGGGCATTTGAAGTCGATGGCTATGGCAATGCCATCTTCATGGACGATGCCAATGTCCCCAGCCTGTCGGCACTACCCCTGCTTGGCGCGGCGGCACGCGACGACGCGCTGTGGCGGCGCACCCGCGATTTGGCCTGGAGCGAGCGCAACCCCTATTTCTTCAAGGGCAGCGCGGCCGAGGGAATTGGCGGGCCGCATATCGGCATGGACATGATCTGGCCGATGTCGCTGATCAGCCGCGCGCTGCTGTCCGACGACGATGGAGAGGTTCGCCGCTGCCTGCGCTGGCTGAGCAATACCCATGCGGGCACGGGTTTCATGCACGAAAGCTTTCACAAGGACGATCCGGCGAAGTTCACCCGCAGCTGGTTCGCCTGGGCCAACGGGCTGTTCGGGGATTTGATCCTCGACATCGAACGACATCGACCGGCCCTGTTGAAAGAGCGTTTCGCATGACCCCCACGCGCCGACAATTGCTGGCTGGAACCGGGGGGCTGGCGCTGACCGGCGCCCTGCCACGCACCGCCTCCGCCGCGCCCACCGCCACGCCGCCCAATCTTTTCGTCGGAACCGGCGGTCACGGCCATACCTATCCCGGCGCGACATTGCCGTTCGGCATGATCCAGCTCAGCCCCGATACCAATGTGTCGGGCTGGGATGCCTGTTCGGGCTATCACGTCAAGGACGGCTCGATCATGGGGTTCAGCCACACCCATTTGTCCGGCACCGGCATTGGCGACATGCTGGACGTGCTGGTGGTACCGACCACCGGCCCTGTGCGGCTGAAGCCGGGTACGCCGGAAGATTTCGCCGACGGATACCGCCAGCGTTTCCGCGATGAACATGCCGAACCCGGCTATTACCGGGTCACGCTGGAAAAAGGCGTACGGGCCGAGCTGACGGTGACCGACCGCACCGGCTGGCATCGCCATACCTTTCCGGCGGGGCCCGGCCATATCCTGGTCGACTTCGCGCACATGATCCTTGACCCGTGGGACAAGGGAACGCTGGTCGACGACGCATCGCTGGCGATCGACGCCGACGGCACGCTGACGGGCAGCCGCCGTGTGCATCGCTGGGCCAAGGGACGGCGCATCCATTTCGCGATGCAGCTGTCCCGCAAGCCCGACCGTGTCACCTTCTATGGCGACGACGATGCCGAACAGCCCGCCGGGACCACCGGCGTGAAGGGCGCCAAGCTGAAGGTCGCGCTGCATTATGACGATGCCGGTGCCGCGCCGATCCTGATCCGCTGCGCCGTGTCCGCCGTGGACGTGGCCGGCGCCCGCGCCAATCTGGCGGCAGAAGCGTCCCATTGGGACTTTGACCGCATCCGCCGCGCCGCCCGCGCTCGCTGGATGGCCGCGCTGGATGCGGTAAAGGTTGACGGCGGCACCCCCGATCAGCGCACCATAATGGCCAGTGCGCTGTATCACGCGCTACTGGCCCCGACGCTGTTCACCGACAGCGACGGACGGTTCATGGGAATGGACCGCCAGGTCCACCGCGCGGGCGCCGACGCGCCTGCCTTCAGCACCTATTCGCTGTGGGACACCTATCGCGCCTTTCACCCGCTGATCACGCTGATCGATCGCGAGCGTGCGACGATGTTCACGCGCGACCTGATCCGCCAGACACAGCAGAGCCGCTATGGTGCGCCGGTCTGGCAGCTTCAGGGGATCGAGACGGGCACGATGATCGGCTGGCACGCAGTATCGGTGCTGGCAGAGGCAAAGGCCAAGGGGATCGAGGCCGACTATGCCGCCGCATGGCCCGCGCTGCGCCGCCGTGCCTTCGACGCCGACATGCCCGATGTCGACGGCACGCTGGGCCGCGATTTCTATATCAAGCGCGGCTGGATTCCCGCGGACCGGATATGGGAGTCGGTCAGTCGGACACAGGAATATGCATATGACGACTGGGCGGGGGCGGTCATTGCCGATGCGGCGGGGGCCAGTGCCGATGCCGCGGCGCTGCGCAAGCGGAGCCTGAACTATCGCAACGTCCTCGACCCCTCGATCGGCTTTGCCCGGCCGCGTTTCGATGACGGCAGCTGGTGGTCGCCCTATGACCCGATCCAGATCGGCCACGACCCCAAGAAATATCGCGACTATACCGAAGCGAATGGCTGGCAGACCACCTTCCTGAACCAGCACGACATTTACGGACACATCGCGCTGTTCGGCGGCGACAAGGGGTATGAAGCGCGGCTCGACGCCTTTTTCAACGCGCCCTCGACACTGCCCGACAATGCGCCGCCCGACATTTCCGGGTTGGTCGGCCAATATGCGCACGGCAACGAACCAAACCACCATTGCGCTTATCTCTACGCCTATTGCGGCGCGCCGCATAAGACGCAGGCGATGGTGCGCCGGCTGTTGGTGGAGATGTACAAGAACGATCCCGACGGCGTGATCGGCAATGACGATTGCGGGCAGATGAGCGCGTGGTTCGTCTTTTCGGCGCTGGGCTTCTACCCGGTCGATCCGGTCAGCGCGCTATACGTCTTTGGCTCACCCCTGTTCGATGAAGCGCAGATGCGGCTGGGCGGCGGGCGGCGATTGACGGTACGTGCCACGGGCAACGCACCCCACCGCCCCTATGTCCAGTCAGTGACGTGGAACGGGCGGCCATGGACGCGCAACTGGATCAGCCACGCCGATCTGGCGCAGGGCGGCACACTGGTCTTTGCCATGGGCGACCGCCCATCGCGGTTCGGCATGGCCAAGGCGGATCGTCCACCGTCACACGGACGCCTGTCCACCTGAAACAGACTGTCCGGGGAAGCCCTTTTTGGGGAGAGAGCGGGCTTCCCCGGACAGCACCTCGCCGGTTCGGGCCGGGGGGCTTGCGCCTGGCGAGGCTAACCGGGGATCAGGGCATGGGCGTCATCGACGGGGGCGCGGTGTCGGGCGCGCTGCCCCATTTGCCGGGCTTGGGCCCCATCACGAACTCGAACCGACCGCCCTTTGCGATATCGGCATGGCGGAACCACGGACGGTTCCACGGGCGGCCGTTCAGCGTGGCGGACTGGATATAGACGTTGGTGGGCGAGTTGTTCTTCGCCACCACCTCAAATGTCGCACCACCGCCCATCCGCATCGCCACGCGATCGAAAACGGGACTGCCGATGACATAGACGTCGCTTGACGGATCGACGGGATAAAAGCCCATCGCGCTCATCACATACCAGGACGATGTCGCGCCCTGATCGTCCATGCCGGGAAAGCCCAGCCCTGCCGCGTCGCTGCCATAGAGCGTATCGAGGATGCGGCGGGTCAGCGCCTGCGTCTTCCATGGCTGCCCGCCCCATGCGTAGAGATAGGGCGCGTGCTGATCGGGCTGATTGCCCTGCACGAACTGGCCGATCAGTCCGGTACAATCGCGGCACACGCCCTTGGGCGCATAGGGCGTCGCGAAAAACCGGTCGAGCTTGGCATTGAATGCCGCACGTCCACCCAGGCCGCGCGCCAGCCCGCCGACATCGTGCGGCACCAGCCACAATGTCGACCAGCCCGACGCTTCCTTCATCATGAAGTTGTAATAGGGCTCCTGCGGATCGAACGGCGCGATCCACTTGCCGTCTTCGGTCCGCCCGCGCACGAAGCCCGTCGTGGCGTCGAACACGTTACGCCAGTTCGCCGCCCGCTTGCGGAACAGCGCGGCGTCGGCACTTTTGCCCAGCCGCTCGGCCAGTTCGGCCATGGCGTGATCGTCCCACGCATATTCCAGCGTCTTGGCCGCACCCGCCTTGCCGCCGGCATAAGGCGGGCTGGGATTGCCGTCGGGCACAATGTCCGACACCCAGCCGCGGGCCATATACTCCGCCAGATAATCGCGCGGCCCCTTTGGATCGACGGCATTGCGGCGCAGATATTCATAGGCGGCGGCATAATCGAACGGGATGCCGCGCCGCATCGCCCCCAAATACAGGAACACCGCGTTATCCGCGTGGAACGACGTGTTCATATAGCCGCGCGTCCGCGCCATATCGAGCTCGGACGCCATGATGTCGCGCACGACATCGGGTTCCAGCAGCTCCAGCAGCACGATCTGGTTGCGGCCCGTATCCCAAAAAGGAACCGGCCCATATCGGTCATGCGTCGCGGTGCGAACCCGCCCCTTGGCGTCGGCGAACTGCTCACCCTTGCGCGCGATCAGGCGCGGGCTGGCAAAGGACTGAAACAGCGTGGAGTAGAATAGCCGCCGCTGCTTTTCGGTGCCGCCGGACACCTGAATCCGGCCCAGCAGGTCGGACCATTCGGCACGCGCCGCGCCCCGCACCTTGTCGAAATCATAATCGGGCAGTTCGGCACGCAGCTTCCGCTCGGCATCGGCATAGCTGTGGCCATGCGCCATCCGCATCAGCACCGCTTCGCCATCCCGCGTCGTGAAGTTCAGATAGGCGCCCGCGAAATTGCCCGAAATGCTGCGCCGCCCCGCCTGCACGTCCTTTTCGCCAATGCCCCATGCGGGTCGGTCCAGAACGCCGCGAAACGTCCCCATGCCCGTAAATGGCTTGGAAAATTCGGCAATGAAATAGGCCTGCTCCGCCCGGTCGCCGTCGCGCGCGGCATGGCCGCGGATGGTGCGGTCGCCCACAACCTCCACTTCGCCACCGCGTCGGCGCAGATTGACCAGCACATGCGCCCGGTCGGTCTGTGGAAAGGTAAAGCGCATCAGGCTGGCCGCGCGCGTGGCGGTCAGTTCGGCACGGGTGCGAAAACTGTCTAGGAACACCGAATAATAGCCGGGCCGCGCGACCTCCCGCCCCTTGTCATAGGCGGACTGGGTATAAGCGGGCGGCACCGTCCAGTCGCCGACAACCGGCATCACCATCGGCTCGGCACGCCCGCCATAGGTCGGACCCCCGCCGCCCGTGAAGCCGATCATCGACGGGTTGGGGTAATGATAGGGCGTCGGAACGCCGGTGGGATAGTTCAGGTCCAGATTGACGTTCACAGGTGCCGCTTCGACCCCGCTGTGCGGCAGTCGTGCGCCGGGGGACGTGATGCCCGAATAGACCGGCTCACCCGGCGGCGGTGCGTTGCCGATCAGTTCCTGTCGGTCGAGCGGCGCGGTACCGACGCGGGCATCGACCAGATCGACCGGCGCCCGCTTCCCGTCCTGCGCCGTAAGGGGTGCGCCGACCACTGCGATCAGGGCTACACCGGCCAGCGCGCGGTACAGGGTCGCGCGGCTCATTTCGCGTCTCCGGCACCGCGCGCGCGGCTGGCCCATTTCCGCCAGAGCGCCGGATCGGACAGCATCTTCATATAAACGCCGCCGACCACGGACCGCGCCTGAAAGCCGACCTGTCGTCCGTCGGTCGTTTCATACCAGTCGCTGAGCGGCACGCGCGTCGGGCTTTCGCGCATGAAACGATGGACGGGGGCGACCAGCGACCGGAAATCGGCGCCGCTGTCGGCCAGCGTCGCGCTCCACACGATCCAGTCGAGCTTGGTATAGGTTTTGCGATTGTCGAGCGGCAGGCCAAAGGGGCCCTGCTGGGTCAGGTAAAAACGCACTTCGCTCTGCGCCAGCGCGTCGGGGAACAGGTTGCGATCCAGCACCTTGTCCCAGACAAGGTTGTACTTCTGGCTCCACGTGCCCGGCTTGTCGAAGGCCAGGCGCGTATGGTCGCCGTCCCTGGCCATGGTCAGCCACTGGCGCGCCATGTTCCGCGCGGCGGTGCGGTAACGACCGGCCTCACCCGATTTCCCCAGCATCCGCGCCAGTTCGGCATAGGCGTCCAGCGCACTGATCGCCTTGATCGACAGATTGGCATTATGGGCAAGATGCCCGGCGAAATCGTCGGTGCTCAGCTGATTTTCGGGGTCCAGCCCCTTGTCGAGCAGGAAATCGGCCCAGCGCGACAGCAAGGGCCAATATTCGCCCGCAAAGTCGGCATTGCCGCGCACCTTGGCCAGCGCGGCGATCATCAGCAGCATGTTGCCGCTTTCCTCGACTGGCATCTGGTCGTCGGCGGATGTTTCACCCCCGCCATAAACCTGACCGTTCGCCTGTGGGTAGGTGCCAAGGTCGTGCGGCGCAAAGGGGAAGCGCCAGCGCGGCATCTTCGCATAATCGAGGATGGGTCGCAGCTGTGCTTCGAGCAGGCCGGGATTCAGCAGCAGGAAAAAGGGCGACGACGGGTACGTGACATCGACGGTCGCGATGCAGCCGTTGCTGAAATTTTCCTTCGAGAAATAAAGCGGCCGTCCGTCGATATCGGCCACCAGCTTGTGCGCGGCCAGTGTCTGGCGATAGGCGACAACCGCGAGTTCGGCATATTCGCGCCCGCCGGCCCGCTCCAGATCGCCGATCAGTTCGCGGTCGAACGCCGCGCCGCGTTCGCGCAGCGACGCTTCCTCAGCCTCCGCCTTCAACAGCAGTTCGGCCATGGTCATGCCGTCGCGTCGCCAATAAGCGGGCAACCGCCGCTTGAAATATTCGATCGCGTCGATGTCGTCATAGGCCAGCATCGCACGGCGGGTCTGGGCCTCGGCGCCGACGGTGCCGAAATCGAACCGCGTGGCCATCAGGGGCCGGTTCTGATGCGCCAGACGCGGCATCGCCAGATCGTCGGCGGGCAATTGCTTGCCCTCCATGAACGCGCCGCGATCGCCCATGCCGATCATCGCGGTGGTCGCGCCCGGCTGTTGCGGAACCGCCAGTTGTGCCCAGCCCCAATCGATGCGCAGATTGTCACCGACCTTTTGCAGCACCGCCTGCTCGCTGGTGCCGATCCGCATGACGGTCATGTCACCGACCCGCGCGCTGCCCCAGGTGACGCGCTGCTGCTCGCTGTCGACCGCCAGTTGCGCGCTGGCGTCAAAATACAGCTGGACGGCATGAGGGCGCCCGTCTGCGGAGCGGACGGACCAGCTCAGATAAGTGACTGGGCGCGACAACAAGTCGAGATCGTTGGGCAGCGCAGGGGTGAAGAAGGTCGCGGTCAGCCGGATGCCGCCGCCTTCCATCTCATAGGCGGTCGTCGTCGGCGTGATCGAACGCGATCGCTGGACCATCGCCTCCCCGCCGCCGCCGCCCATGAAGCGCAACAGCTTGCCATCGACGCGGACGAACCCGCTCAATTGCTGCTCGCTCCCGGTCCAGTGGCGGGTCGGTCGTTCGGCCAGCAGGTCCTCGAAGCTCCAGATACTGAAATAAGGGTCGTGCGCGACCAGCGGAGTCGCGGGCGTGCGCGTCGTCACGGGCGCCTGCGCCGCGAGCGGCGAGGTGGCGGCCGCCAATATCGCCAGCCCTGCGATCCGGCAGAATGCGGCGGAATGGTTACGACGAAACCCCATTATCCGATCTCCCTGTCGTCACGTCGAACGCGTGATCTTTCGCGCAACTTACCGACCGGGGATCAAAGAATAAAGCAATTTCGTTGTTTAATTAGCCCGCGCTTGCCGTGTTGCAGAGAGCGCGCCTTCGTGACCACTATCCAGCGCCAGCAAGCGGCACACAGCCGCGCATTTTCGGATTGATGGTGAGATTCCAGCGGCGAAACGATCGCCTTGTTCAGGCAAAGCCGAACTTCGCGTGCTAATCCCTCCCTGCCCGCCCAGCGTCGCGGGTGCCATGGGGGATCACATGTGTCGTTGAAACGCTCGCTCGCCGTGATCGGTTCCGGTTTTGCCCTGTTCGTCGCAACCCCCGCGCTGGCGGAAGAAGCGGCTTCGGCAACCGAAAGCCCCTCGGTGATCGAGAAGGTAGGCGAAGGCCTTGCCAGTTTCTTCGGCCGTGAAATCGCCGGCAATCGCACCGCCAGCGGTGAGAAATGCGATCCTGACACACTGACTGCCGCCCATCGCACCCTGCCCTTTGGCAGTCTGGTTCGTGTAACCGATGCACTGACGGGCAACAGCGTGATCGTCCGCATCAATGATCGCGGCCCCTTTTCGGGCAAGCGCGTGATTGATCTTTCCAAGGCGGCGGCACGTGAACTGGGTATTGTCGGTCGCGGGACCGCGCGCGTTTTGCTGAGCCTGGCGTCACAGAACTGAAATCTTGCTGCGTGCAACGAATGTCCTGCATTCGTATTGATGCGTTGACCTGATACCCGCTGGGGTGCAGCACCCGCACAT is from Sphingomonas sp. IW22 and encodes:
- a CDS encoding GH92 family glycosyl hydrolase, with amino-acid sequence MSRATLYRALAGVALIAVVGAPLTAQDGKRAPVDLVDARVGTAPLDRQELIGNAPPPGEPVYSGITSPGARLPHSGVEAAPVNVNLDLNYPTGVPTPYHYPNPSMIGFTGGGGPTYGGRAEPMVMPVVGDWTVPPAYTQSAYDKGREVARPGYYSVFLDSFRTRAELTATRAASLMRFTFPQTDRAHVLVNLRRRGGEVEVVGDRTIRGHAARDGDRAEQAYFIAEFSKPFTGMGTFRGVLDRPAWGIGEKDVQAGRRSISGNFAGAYLNFTTRDGEAVLMRMAHGHSYADAERKLRAELPDYDFDKVRGAARAEWSDLLGRIQVSGGTEKQRRLFYSTLFQSFASPRLIARKGEQFADAKGRVRTATHDRYGPVPFWDTGRNQIVLLELLEPDVVRDIMASELDMARTRGYMNTSFHADNAVFLYLGAMRRGIPFDYAAAYEYLRRNAVDPKGPRDYLAEYMARGWVSDIVPDGNPSPPYAGGKAGAAKTLEYAWDDHAMAELAERLGKSADAALFRKRAANWRNVFDATTGFVRGRTEDGKWIAPFDPQEPYYNFMMKEASGWSTLWLVPHDVGGLARGLGGRAAFNAKLDRFFATPYAPKGVCRDCTGLIGQFVQGNQPDQHAPYLYAWGGQPWKTQALTRRILDTLYGSDAAGLGFPGMDDQGATSSWYVMSAMGFYPVDPSSDVYVIGSPVFDRVAMRMGGGATFEVVAKNNSPTNVYIQSATLNGRPWNRPWFRHADIAKGGRFEFVMGPKPGKWGSAPDTAPPSMTPMP
- a CDS encoding glycoside hydrolase family 125 protein, which translates into the protein MADRRTVIAGAGLAALAATLPGRALAQPFASKRPPAAQRGFTSKAVEAEIARVKARIADPELAWLFENCYPNTLDTTVRLGMVDGKPDTFVITGDIDAMWLRDSSAQLQTYVHLTPKDADLRHLFHGAFQRQARCILIDPYANAFMADPAALSSLSARGDRTDMKPGVAERKWEIDSLCYPMRLAHAYWTATRDKTPFDALWAQAMTLAVQTLRVQQRKDGSGPYSFQRVDPSPTETLMFGGFGAPTRKVELIHSGFRPSDDACVFPFLIPSNLFAVSALRMLAQVLNEARGDAASAQGASALADEVEAALRDHGRMSDGQGGQVWAFEVDGYGNAIFMDDANVPSLSALPLLGAAARDDALWRRTRDLAWSERNPYFFKGSAAEGIGGPHIGMDMIWPMSLISRALLSDDDGEVRRCLRWLSNTHAGTGFMHESFHKDDPAKFTRSWFAWANGLFGDLILDIERHRPALLKERFA
- a CDS encoding GH92 family glycosyl hydrolase, with protein sequence MTPTRRQLLAGTGGLALTGALPRTASAAPTATPPNLFVGTGGHGHTYPGATLPFGMIQLSPDTNVSGWDACSGYHVKDGSIMGFSHTHLSGTGIGDMLDVLVVPTTGPVRLKPGTPEDFADGYRQRFRDEHAEPGYYRVTLEKGVRAELTVTDRTGWHRHTFPAGPGHILVDFAHMILDPWDKGTLVDDASLAIDADGTLTGSRRVHRWAKGRRIHFAMQLSRKPDRVTFYGDDDAEQPAGTTGVKGAKLKVALHYDDAGAAPILIRCAVSAVDVAGARANLAAEASHWDFDRIRRAARARWMAALDAVKVDGGTPDQRTIMASALYHALLAPTLFTDSDGRFMGMDRQVHRAGADAPAFSTYSLWDTYRAFHPLITLIDRERATMFTRDLIRQTQQSRYGAPVWQLQGIETGTMIGWHAVSVLAEAKAKGIEADYAAAWPALRRRAFDADMPDVDGTLGRDFYIKRGWIPADRIWESVSRTQEYAYDDWAGAVIADAAGASADAAALRKRSLNYRNVLDPSIGFARPRFDDGSWWSPYDPIQIGHDPKKYRDYTEANGWQTTFLNQHDIYGHIALFGGDKGYEARLDAFFNAPSTLPDNAPPDISGLVGQYAHGNEPNHHCAYLYAYCGAPHKTQAMVRRLLVEMYKNDPDGVIGNDDCGQMSAWFVFSALGFYPVDPVSALYVFGSPLFDEAQMRLGGGRRLTVRATGNAPHRPYVQSVTWNGRPWTRNWISHADLAQGGTLVFAMGDRPSRFGMAKADRPPSHGRLST
- a CDS encoding septal ring lytic transglycosylase RlpA family protein, whose protein sequence is MSLKRSLAVIGSGFALFVATPALAEEAASATESPSVIEKVGEGLASFFGREIAGNRTASGEKCDPDTLTAAHRTLPFGSLVRVTDALTGNSVIVRINDRGPFSGKRVIDLSKAAARELGIVGRGTARVLLSLASQN
- a CDS encoding glutaminase domain-containing protein; translation: MGFRRNHSAAFCRIAGLAILAAATSPLAAQAPVTTRTPATPLVAHDPYFSIWSFEDLLAERPTRHWTGSEQQLSGFVRVDGKLLRFMGGGGGEAMVQRSRSITPTTTAYEMEGGGIRLTATFFTPALPNDLDLLSRPVTYLSWSVRSADGRPHAVQLYFDASAQLAVDSEQQRVTWGSARVGDMTVMRIGTSEQAVLQKVGDNLRIDWGWAQLAVPQQPGATTAMIGMGDRGAFMEGKQLPADDLAMPRLAHQNRPLMATRFDFGTVGAEAQTRRAMLAYDDIDAIEYFKRRLPAYWRRDGMTMAELLLKAEAEEASLRERGAAFDRELIGDLERAGGREYAELAVVAYRQTLAAHKLVADIDGRPLYFSKENFSNGCIATVDVTYPSSPFFLLLNPGLLEAQLRPILDYAKMPRWRFPFAPHDLGTYPQANGQVYGGGETSADDQMPVEESGNMLLMIAALAKVRGNADFAGEYWPLLSRWADFLLDKGLDPENQLSTDDFAGHLAHNANLSIKAISALDAYAELARMLGKSGEAGRYRTAARNMARQWLTMARDGDHTRLAFDKPGTWSQKYNLVWDKVLDRNLFPDALAQSEVRFYLTQQGPFGLPLDNRKTYTKLDWIVWSATLADSGADFRSLVAPVHRFMRESPTRVPLSDWYETTDGRQVGFQARSVVGGVYMKMLSDPALWRKWASRARGAGDAK